From the Anopheles merus strain MAF chromosome 2L, AmerM5.1, whole genome shotgun sequence genome, the window GGTATGCTGTTGGCGCTGGCGTTAAGTGGCACTTCATCCCACCCCATGCACCGAACTTTGGCGGCCTTTGGGAGGCAGCGGTAAAAGCGGCAAAACGCGTCCTACTGAAGGTTGTTGGTGATCGGCAGCTGGCGTTTGGGGAGATGTCGACGGTACTGGCACAAGTGGAAGCTCAACTCAACAGCAGACCGCTTACACCGTTGTCGGAGGATCCGGAAGAACTTGATGTATTGACGCCGGGGCATTTTCTAATCGGTGCTCCAATGAACGCTCTACCGGAGCCTGACGTGGGTGATGTACCAATCAATAGATTGAAACGGTATGAGGAATTGCGTAGAGTGGTACAGAATCATTGGGCGCGTTGGCGTAGGGAATATTTTAGCGAACTACATAACGAACATCAACGCGGCAAGGCAGTAGTAGAGCTAAAGGTAGGACAAATGGTCCTGTTGAAAGAGGATGGGAAGACTCCTCACCATTGGCCAATGGGACGGATTGCTGAGGTATTTCCTGGCCCAGATGGCGTAGTGAGAGTCGTTAGTATCAGGACTAGGAATGGCTTGTATAAGAGGCCAGCGAATAGGATTAGTCTTCTTCCGTTTGAGAGAGTGAATTAGATATCATAAAGGCATTTTGTGAAGTAACGGCAAGAAGTAAATTTGGTAAATTTAGGTGGCCGCTATGTTGGAATGTAAGGATTATGAAACGGTcattttgaattgtttgcgGTTGTTTTGTCAATTGGGAATTAAAGGTTAAATGTATTTTCTGGCAGCACTGCCGATCGACAATTTCTTTGATCAAGTATGTGTGCGAATAAAGCGGCACTAGCGCATGAAACTCGATACGAGCCGGACGTGTTCTTTACTTTGTCTCCTTTGGCGATCGAAGacgacacaacaaaacacaacgtagggcgTAGAGGCGTCAAGGGGGAAAGGAACCAACAAACCATGTACCAGAACGCAACAAGTACAATATCGTTTTAGCAAGCCCCGCAATATcacaaaagtggcgacgagaaaAGTTAATGTGATCGTTTCGTGTTGTTAAGTGCTGACCAAtttttaattcgttttgttcgttttcttcCGTGTCccgctcacacacatacacccacacaaTTGCGCCACCACGTCCCAAGAAGCGCAAGATGAACCCCGCTGATGCAACGATGGATTTACCGACGGAGGAGGAGCAGCGACGTGCATCCTTAGGCCGGTCTGGATTTTTCAACCCGGCGGTGATGCAACAACCCGGAACATCGCGGCCGCACGTTCCCTCCGTGCACGAAGTAGCGTCCCATCATCAGTTGTCTCCAAACGGACACCTCTATCCGCCATCGCAATTGGGACCCGCATCAGCGCAGCCGGTATCAGCGCCATCGCAATTTGTGCAACCGCCATCGCAAACGGGCTCAGCTGTAGTGGATAACGCCGTACTCCTGCAAACGCTAAATATGATGCAGCAACAAATggcccagcaacagcagcttaTTAGTAAAATAATGGCCCAGCAAATAAGCCAGCCCGTAGTTACGCCAAATTTCAATCCGGAGCAAGCAACGGAAGCATTAGCAAATTCAATTATGGAATTTCGGTTCGATCCTGAAGCTGGCATCACCTTCAGAACATGGTTTTCCCGGTACGAGGAGCTGTTCAACGAGGATGCTTGTCGGCTGAGTGATGCAGCAAAAGTGCGACTGCTTTTAAGGAAGCTAGGTGCAGCCGAGCATGATCGGTATTTGTCGTTTATCCTGCCCCTACGTTCAAGTGAATTTTCATTCAAGGAAACGATCGCAAAGCTCGCTGTGCTGTTCGACGTACAGGAATCCTTGATAAGCAAAAGGTACAAGTGTTTGCAGCTTACAAGGAAACCTGAAGAGGATCTGCTTACCTACGCATGTCGTGTAAATAAATCATGCGTAGAGTTcgagctcagcaagctcgacGAGGAGCAGCTAAAGTGCCTCTTATTCGTTTGTGGATTAAGAGAAGAACGAGACGTCGAAGTGCGAACCAGATTGTTGGCGAAAATCGAGGATCGAGAGCAGATTACGTTGCAGCAACTGTCAGAGGATTGTAGTCGCATTGCCGCACTAAAAAGAGACAGCGCAATGATTCAAGAAAATGAACGGCAAGTACTCGCATTgcataacaaaaatcatacaaacatATTTAACAAACATACTAAAGCTAAAAATTCGAGTTTTCAGCACCGGCAATTCCCCAAAAGAAATAATGTCCAAAGATATGATAAGCAGCGTCCTCCCGCACGGAACACCCATCCCAGTCGACCATGCTGGCTTTGTGGCGACAGACATTGGGTGCAATATTGTGGCTATAAATCGCACAAGTGCCAAGATTGCGGACAAATAGGACATCGGGAAGGCCACTGCAATACCGCgaaccaaaaaggaaaatttcgTCAGAGCCCATCGGTGGAGACACGTATCGTTACGGTAAATGCATGTGCCGTCGCGGTAAACCGTAAGTACGTTAACGTACTAATAAATGGGAAAAATGCCAGGTTACAACTCGATACGGGGTCCGATATTACGATCATAAATAGATCTCTGTGGCAAAGCTTAGGCAAACCTCCTCTAAATGCATGCGAGATACGAGCAAAAACAGTTTCAGGGGCCAGCCTTCCCTTAGACGGGGAATTCGAAGGAATTGTTACGgttggagagaaaacaaaagcagctACCATCCGCGTAGCTTGCGTAAATCTCTTATTATTGGGTGCAGATATCATCGACGCATTTGATCTCGGATCGTTACCGATGAATGCATATTGTGGAGCTGTTTCGACAGCTACACCAATTGCAAAACAATTAGAAACCAAGTTTCCCAGTGTTTTTAGGGGATCAGGTTTATGCACCAAGGCACGTATAAAAGTGCAAGTAAAAGAGAACACCCAACCAACTTTTTGTCCAAAGCGCCCAGTCGCTTATGCTATGCAAGAAGCTGTGAATAAGGAACTCGACAGATTAGAGCAACTTGGAGTTATTACACCGGTAGACTATTCGGAATGGGCGGCTCCTATAGTGGTTGTTAGAAAGGCAAATGGAACTATAAGAATATGTGGAGACTACTCCACCGGCCTAAATTCAGCATTACGGGCGCATGAATACCCTTTACCATTACCCGAAGACATTTTTGCCAAACTTGCCGGTTGCAAGTATTTTAGCACAATCGATCTATCGGATGCATTTCTTCAGGtggaagtagaagaaaaatacaGATCGTTTTTGGTAATAAATACACACCGTGGTTTGTACACATACAACCGATTACCACCAGGTATAAAGATTGCACCAGCCGCATTCCAGCAAATTATTGATACCATGCTAGCTGGATTGAATGGAGTGTGTGGTTATATGGATGATGTGATAGTAGGGGGTAAAACTGAGGTTGAACATGATGCTAATCTATACAAACTATTGCAACGGATCGAAAGCTACGGGTTTACAATACGCGCCGAGAAATGTTCTTTTAAAACGTACCAAATTCTATACCTAGGCCACATAATTGATCATCAAGGAATTAAACCAAATCCAGAGAAGATAGCGGCAATTCTCAACTTACCAGCACCAACCGATTTAAGTGG encodes:
- the LOC121593696 gene encoding uncharacterized protein K02A2.6-like, with the protein product MNPADATMDLPTEEEQRRASLGRSGFFNPAVMQQPGTSRPHVPSVHEVASHHQLSPNGHLYPPSQLGPASAQPVSAPSQFVQPPSQTGSAVVDNAVLLQTLNMMQQQMAQQQQLISKIMAQQISQPVVTPNFNPEQATEALANSIMEFRFDPEAGITFRTWFSRYEELFNEDACRLSDAAKVRLLLRKLGAAEHDRYLSFILPLRSSEFSFKETIAKLAVLFDVQESLISKRYKCLQLTRKPEEDLLTYACRVNKSCVEFELSKLDEEQLKCLLFVCGLREERDVEVRTRLLAKIEDREQITLQQLSEDCSRIAALKRDSAMIQENERQVLALHNKNHTNIFNKHTKAKNSSFQHRQFPKRNNVQRYDKQRPPARNTHPSRPCWLCGDRHWVQYCGYKSHKCQDCGQIGHREGHCNTANQKGKFRQSPSVETRIVTVNACAVAVNRKYVNVLINGKNARLQLDTGSDITIINRSLWQSLGKPPLNACEIRAKTVSGASLPLDGEFEGIVTVGEKTKAATIRVACVNLLLLGADIIDAFDLGSLPMNAYCGAVSTATPIAKQLETKFPSVFRGSGLCTKARIKVQVKENTQPTFCPKRPVAYAMQEAVNKELDRLEQLGVITPVDYSEWAAPIVVVRKANGTIRICGDYSTGLNSALRAHEYPLPLPEDIFAKLAGCKYFSTIDLSDAFLQVEVEEKYRSFLVINTHRGLYTYNRLPPGIKIAPAAFQQIIDTMLAGLNGVCGYMDDVIVGGKTEVEHDANLYKLLQRIESYGFTIRAEKCSFKTYQILYLGHIIDHQGIKPNPEKIAAILNLPAPTDLSGVRSFLGAINYYGKFVPNMRELRYPLDMLLKKDGRFEWTFECEKAFKKFKEILSSNLLLTHYDPRAKIVVSADASSIGVGATISHVFSDGSVKVIQHASRALTKAETGYSQIDREGLAIVYAVTKFHKMLFGRHFILQTDHRPLLRIFGSKKGIPIYTANRLQRFALTLQLYDFEMEYIQSDKFGNADVLSRLIQNHAKPEPEYVIASLSLEEDLEAVVINAISSFPLTFRDVEIKTQSDPVLRQVYTNIKKGWPTNVSYGSELARYHDRRESLSAVNNCILFGERVVIPKLLQKQCLSQIHHGHPGIQRMKALARSYIYWPSMDRDITEWVNSCHACQAAAKSPPSTDKTSWPKSSAPWQRLHIDYAGPLKGEWYLILVDSFSKWPEIVQTSNASSASTIAILRSIFARFGMPMTLVSDNGTQFSSIEFERFCKKSGIIHVRTAPYHPQSNGQAERFVDTFKRAMTKIEVDGYTVRESLDIFLQTYRSTPNACLEGSKSPAEIMLGRRPRIPLDLLTPLQNPPQISPTVEEREFCPNQNVYAKHYSQNGWRWITGTVLKRQGRVMYLVRAADGKIIRRHIHQLRRRTQEESSTVVQPCLPLDVLLEAWNLDRVLNPPAPAPSPPEDLPLSSSISDHQTVPVFPPAASTQTFGKTTTARPRRLYQVQEPRRSSRNRRLPSRFDVYRTF